A section of the Acidobacterium capsulatum ATCC 51196 genome encodes:
- the ftsH gene encoding ATP-dependent zinc metalloprotease FtsH, with translation MNSTVKTIVFWVFILACCILLWQVFQRSSNTGKEQEISFSQFLNDAQQGQIHDVTVVGGEVHGHFRSANAAFHVEVPTNYPQLYDILNKNHVAVTVKDNSGSPWWSILIQFSPVLVLVALWFFMIRQMQSGGNKALSFGKSRARLLSMQQKKVTFKDVAGVDEAKEELKEIIEFLREAQKFQKLGGRIPKGVLLVGPPGTGKTLLARAVAGEANVPFFSISGSDFVEMFVGVGASRVRDLFEQGKKNAPCIIFIDEIDAVGRHRGAGLGGGHDEREQTLNQLLVEMDGFEANDGVILVAATNRPDVLDPALLRPGRFDRRVVVGRPDVRGREEVLRVHAKKVPLAEDVDLRVLARGTPGFSGADLANMVNEGALSAARANRKVVTMQDFESAKDKVLMGAERKSMLLTDEEKRVTAYHESGHAIVAAMRKHADPLHKVTIIPRGMALGVTMQLPEEDKHTVTKDYLETQLAILMGGRIAEEIFLHQMTTGAGNDIERATEMARKMVCEYGMSRLGPLTYGKKEEQIFLGREIAQHRDFSEETARQIDAEVRSLVDEAYRASYQLLNDNQPIMHKMAAALLERETIDANDIRMIIEGKDLPPLKPSGGSGTATTDDVQQVLKPSSDRGAGGLPEGSPSPA, from the coding sequence GTGAACTCAACCGTCAAAACCATTGTTTTCTGGGTCTTCATCCTGGCGTGCTGCATCCTGCTCTGGCAGGTCTTTCAACGCAGCAGCAACACAGGGAAAGAACAGGAGATCTCGTTCTCGCAGTTCCTGAACGATGCCCAGCAGGGGCAGATCCACGACGTCACCGTCGTGGGCGGCGAAGTCCACGGACATTTCCGCTCGGCAAACGCTGCCTTCCACGTCGAGGTGCCCACCAACTATCCGCAGCTTTACGACATCCTCAACAAGAACCACGTCGCCGTCACCGTCAAGGACAATTCCGGCAGCCCGTGGTGGTCGATTCTCATTCAGTTCTCACCCGTGCTGGTGCTCGTGGCGCTCTGGTTCTTCATGATCCGGCAGATGCAGAGCGGCGGCAACAAGGCGCTCTCCTTCGGCAAGAGCCGCGCGCGCCTGCTCTCCATGCAGCAGAAAAAAGTCACTTTCAAAGATGTGGCCGGCGTCGATGAGGCGAAGGAAGAGCTGAAGGAAATCATCGAATTCCTGCGCGAGGCGCAGAAGTTCCAGAAGCTCGGCGGTCGCATCCCCAAGGGTGTGCTGCTCGTCGGCCCTCCAGGCACCGGCAAGACGCTGCTCGCCCGCGCCGTGGCCGGCGAGGCCAACGTGCCTTTCTTCTCCATCTCCGGCTCTGATTTCGTCGAGATGTTTGTCGGTGTCGGCGCAAGCCGCGTCCGCGACCTCTTCGAGCAGGGCAAAAAGAACGCTCCCTGCATCATCTTCATTGATGAAATCGACGCTGTCGGCCGCCATCGCGGCGCCGGCCTCGGCGGCGGCCACGACGAGCGCGAGCAGACCCTCAACCAGTTGCTCGTCGAGATGGACGGCTTTGAGGCCAACGACGGAGTCATCCTCGTCGCCGCCACCAACCGCCCCGACGTGCTCGATCCGGCTCTGCTGCGCCCCGGCCGCTTTGACCGCCGCGTCGTCGTGGGCCGTCCTGATGTGCGCGGCCGCGAAGAAGTGCTTCGCGTGCACGCCAAGAAGGTGCCCCTTGCTGAGGATGTCGATCTCCGCGTTCTGGCTCGCGGCACACCGGGCTTCTCAGGCGCTGACCTCGCCAATATGGTGAACGAGGGCGCGCTCAGCGCCGCCCGCGCCAACCGCAAGGTTGTCACCATGCAGGACTTCGAATCCGCCAAGGACAAGGTCCTCATGGGTGCCGAGCGCAAGTCCATGCTGCTCACCGATGAAGAGAAGCGCGTCACGGCCTATCACGAGTCCGGGCACGCCATCGTCGCCGCCATGCGCAAGCATGCTGACCCGCTCCACAAGGTCACCATCATTCCGCGCGGCATGGCCCTCGGCGTCACCATGCAGTTGCCCGAGGAAGACAAGCACACCGTCACCAAGGACTATCTCGAAACGCAGCTCGCCATCCTCATGGGCGGCCGCATCGCCGAAGAGATCTTCCTGCACCAGATGACCACCGGCGCCGGCAACGACATCGAGCGCGCCACTGAAATGGCCCGCAAGATGGTCTGCGAATACGGCATGAGCCGCCTCGGCCCGCTCACCTACGGCAAAAAGGAAGAGCAGATCTTCCTCGGCCGTGAAATCGCACAGCACCGCGACTTCTCAGAGGAGACGGCCCGGCAGATCGACGCCGAAGTTCGCAGCCTGGTCGATGAGGCCTACCGCGCCTCCTACCAGTTGCTCAACGACAACCAGCCCATCATGCACAAAATGGCCGCCGCTCTGCTCGAGCGCGAAACCATCGATGCCAATGACATTCGCATGATCATCGAGGGCAAAGACCTGCCGCCGCTCAAGCCTTCCGGAGGCTCTGGCACCGCCACCACAGATGACGTGCAGCAGGTGCTCAAGCCCAGTTCAGACCGTGGCGCCGGCGGCCTGCCCGAGGGCAGCCCATCGCCCGCCTGA
- a CDS encoding DUF5522 domain-containing protein, with product MPDPPAQPEPPPERPVEGRDYYMDGPWLVFTREYHLRRGYCCQSGCRHCPWGYRKPSPASDIRHNSATPPVPDSSR from the coding sequence ATGCCTGACCCGCCGGCCCAACCCGAGCCGCCCCCCGAGCGCCCCGTCGAGGGCCGCGATTACTACATGGATGGCCCCTGGCTGGTCTTCACCCGGGAGTATCACCTGCGCCGCGGCTACTGCTGCCAGTCCGGCTGCCGCCACTGTCCATGGGGATACCGCAAACCCTCGCCCGCCAGCGACATCCGGCACAATTCCGCTACCCCTCCCGTCCCGGATTCGTCCCGGTAG
- a CDS encoding ArnT family glycosyltransferase — protein MPETTNVFTMERPQAGSNSFRAALYLALAFGLLKIAVQVLGNVLMQHAGYGIFRDELYFIVCGRNLAWGYVDQPPMVPLLTRMTELVFGVHSLALLRLFTSVAGGLEVMMTGLLAWRLGGARWAQALAMIGIFIAPMSLANFTISTSVLEPFGWMLVVYAMVELTSLAEQGIRSGPLVARWWIVMGVTAGLGLENKWNEFFFLACLLLALIASPQRKVLASKWFAVGFALIVLIAAPNLLWEVHHHWATLTLLHNDQVDGKNVQLPPLHFVWRQIYVQGVLMAPVWMAGIGWLLFGRRAKAYRYLGILYVLYLPLMMALHAKDYYLAAIYPLYFAAGAAAWDGWLHRAWLRRGAVPAYVALHVVGTAVVLPVMWPVMPPAQELAYMARLHIKPPKMENGTTAALPQMFADMLDWKHKANLLADAYWSLPPEERAQAAIYTVNYGDASAVNVYRPDVPVAISGHQNYFFWGPRGHTGAVMIIFGDSYATDAKEFDSVRVYARDKNPWVEPYERGPVLICKGLHGGLQQIWPKVRFWY, from the coding sequence GTGCCAGAAACCACGAATGTTTTCACGATGGAGCGCCCGCAAGCGGGGTCGAACTCCTTTCGCGCCGCGCTGTATCTCGCGCTTGCCTTTGGCCTGTTGAAGATTGCCGTGCAGGTGCTGGGCAATGTGCTGATGCAGCATGCCGGGTATGGCATTTTTCGTGATGAGCTGTACTTCATTGTGTGCGGCCGCAACCTGGCGTGGGGCTATGTGGATCAGCCACCGATGGTGCCGCTGTTGACGCGCATGACGGAGCTGGTGTTTGGGGTTCATTCGCTGGCGCTGCTGCGGCTTTTTACGTCAGTCGCGGGCGGGCTTGAGGTGATGATGACCGGGCTGCTCGCGTGGCGGCTGGGCGGCGCGCGCTGGGCGCAGGCGCTGGCGATGATCGGAATTTTTATTGCGCCGATGTCGCTGGCCAACTTCACGATCTCAACCAGCGTGCTGGAGCCCTTTGGCTGGATGCTGGTGGTCTACGCGATGGTGGAGCTGACGAGCCTGGCGGAGCAGGGCATTCGCAGCGGACCGCTGGTGGCGCGCTGGTGGATCGTGATGGGCGTGACGGCCGGGCTGGGGCTTGAGAACAAGTGGAACGAGTTTTTCTTTCTGGCGTGCCTGCTGCTGGCGCTGATCGCGAGTCCGCAGCGCAAGGTGCTTGCGAGCAAGTGGTTTGCGGTGGGATTTGCGTTGATCGTTCTGATTGCCGCGCCGAATCTGCTGTGGGAGGTGCATCATCACTGGGCCACGCTGACCCTGCTGCACAACGACCAGGTAGATGGCAAGAATGTGCAACTGCCTCCGTTACATTTTGTGTGGAGGCAGATTTATGTGCAGGGCGTGCTGATGGCTCCGGTATGGATGGCCGGCATCGGATGGCTGCTGTTTGGCCGCAGGGCGAAGGCGTACCGGTATCTGGGCATTCTGTATGTGCTGTACCTGCCGCTGATGATGGCGCTGCACGCGAAGGATTATTATCTGGCGGCGATTTATCCGCTTTATTTTGCGGCGGGCGCGGCGGCGTGGGATGGATGGCTGCATCGCGCGTGGCTGCGGCGCGGAGCGGTTCCGGCGTATGTGGCGCTGCATGTGGTGGGCACGGCGGTAGTGCTGCCGGTCATGTGGCCGGTGATGCCGCCGGCGCAGGAGCTGGCCTACATGGCGCGGCTGCATATCAAGCCGCCCAAAATGGAGAACGGAACCACAGCCGCGCTGCCGCAGATGTTTGCCGACATGCTGGATTGGAAGCACAAGGCGAATCTGCTGGCCGATGCTTACTGGTCACTGCCGCCGGAGGAGCGCGCGCAGGCTGCGATCTATACGGTGAACTATGGCGATGCGAGCGCGGTGAATGTGTACCGGCCCGATGTGCCGGTGGCGATCAGCGGGCACCAGAACTATTTCTTCTGGGGGCCGCGCGGGCATACGGGCGCGGTGATGATTATTTTTGGCGACAGCTATGCGACGGATGCGAAGGAGTTTGATTCGGTCAGGGTGTATGCGCGGGATAAGAACCCGTGGGTCGAGCCGTATGAGCGCGGGCCCGTGCTGATCTGCAAGGGGCTGCACGGGGGACTCCAGCAAATCTGGCCGAAGGTGCGGTTCTGGTACTGA
- a CDS encoding DEAD/DEAH box helicase — MPAPPIAASLAWAHPVVQEWFTSRFGTPTEPQQQGWPHILAETPTLISAPTGSGKTLAAFLICIDRLLRKAIEGRLGFGTEVVYVSPLKALSNDVQKNLEAPLHEIQQLALARGYLCPPIRAAVRTGDTSPAERRARLKHPPHILVTTPESLYILLTSEKSREHLRRVHTVIVDEIHAMADDKRGAHLTLTLERLDALVTAENTLTPAASLLTHPAPLRIGLSATQNPIELVAEFLGGARGNEVKIVQCGQRRDLDVAIEVPTVPLGAVATNALWESVYDRIAELVREHRSTLVFVNTRRMVERIAFQLGERLGAENVAAHHGSLSRKLRLEAERRLKAGDIRVLVATASLELGIDIGAVDLVCQINSTRAIAVAMQRVGRAGHWRGATPKGRFFVTTRDDLVESAALLRAMRSGVLDRLEIPPRPFDVLMQQIVAACAAEPWDERALYNILRRAHPYRDLPWQEFDQALCLLTEGIESSRGRYGAYLLRDRIHSRVQARRGARITAVTNGGTIPDTALFPVIAQPEGVQIATLDEHFAVDSSPGDVIQLGNTSWRIQRVESAGRVLVEDAQGQPPTLPFWTGEAPQRTAELSEFVSSLRTEIDCRTRGAQPGYLSLAVPEIAEAAAWLQQECCVCESGAKQLLQYIIEGRAGLGAVPSVTTIVAERFFDEGGGMQLILHAPFGGRINKAWGLALRKRFCRGFNFELQAAATDNGINISLAEQHSFPLSDVFQFLTTHTVRELLEQASLASPIFKNRWKWAAGRSLQLLRFQKGKKVAPQVQRTRGEDLLASVFPQAAACFENIEGDIQIPDHPLVAEVMKDVLREAMDLEGLTAVLEGIHSGRIQCLAVDTTTPSAFAHELLHANPYAFLDEAGLEERRARAIQLRGAPPAGAGRISPESIDEIRATLWPDIRDEHELHDLLCSLVLVPASLAHDARTAHWGLWFAHLESTHRAVIATCNSHSYFCAAERIAWLERLWPQATFTQSVPALPHAAPPEHPEEILRKAIQGWMQILGPATARTLGERLGIAPHEVWKQFLVLETTGTMLRGVFEQLAPEDDLDIEWCERRILQRIHKATIGRLRKQVEPVPPATYLRFLLDWQHIAPQRQLTGEDGLLEALRGLQGYEAPAIEWERHLLPQRVANYDPRWLDALCLTGVVGWGRISPHPAFQSPDSGGPRRVVPTSMAPITFFLREEAHWMDRCLAARQIPEAHLAACLSELANRVRSCLAERGAMFSADLARLLAAPPGEISHALWELVAAGLVTADGFDALRQILHPHAKSSTKASPRTGLRRNAAGRWSLLAGDSSASDASYPAQRLDQQIESACLMLLDRYGIVFRDLALEETTLPRWRDLHAMFRRLEDRGLVRGGRFVSGFTGEQFALPQAMKALRACRQRPLATMPPVTVAAADPVNLIGTVLPGERTAAIPGRTVTFPAAALSPDPTPPESPLPASLLPPPESKQQGGLHA, encoded by the coding sequence ATGCCTGCCCCGCCCATCGCCGCATCCCTCGCGTGGGCGCACCCCGTCGTCCAGGAGTGGTTCACCTCCCGCTTCGGCACGCCCACTGAGCCGCAGCAGCAGGGCTGGCCGCACATTCTCGCCGAAACGCCCACGCTCATCTCCGCGCCCACCGGCTCCGGCAAAACGCTCGCCGCATTCCTCATCTGCATCGACCGGCTGCTGCGCAAAGCCATCGAGGGCCGCCTCGGCTTCGGCACTGAAGTCGTCTATGTCTCGCCGCTCAAGGCGCTCTCCAACGACGTGCAGAAAAATCTCGAAGCCCCGCTGCACGAAATTCAGCAGCTCGCCCTGGCCCGCGGCTATCTCTGCCCGCCCATTCGCGCCGCCGTGCGCACCGGCGACACCTCTCCGGCCGAGCGCCGCGCCAGGCTCAAGCACCCGCCGCATATTCTCGTCACCACGCCCGAGTCGCTCTACATTCTGCTCACCTCTGAGAAGAGCCGCGAGCATCTGCGCCGCGTCCACACCGTCATCGTCGATGAAATCCACGCCATGGCCGACGACAAGCGCGGCGCACATCTCACGCTCACACTCGAACGCCTCGACGCGCTCGTCACGGCGGAGAACACGCTCACCCCTGCCGCCAGCCTGCTCACCCATCCCGCGCCTCTGCGCATCGGCCTCTCGGCCACGCAAAACCCCATTGAGCTGGTCGCCGAATTCCTCGGCGGCGCGCGTGGCAACGAGGTAAAAATCGTCCAGTGCGGCCAGCGCCGCGACCTTGACGTCGCCATCGAAGTGCCCACCGTCCCGCTCGGCGCCGTCGCCACCAACGCCCTCTGGGAGAGCGTCTACGACCGTATCGCCGAGCTGGTCCGCGAGCATCGCTCCACGCTGGTTTTTGTGAACACGCGCCGCATGGTCGAGCGCATCGCCTTTCAACTCGGTGAGCGTCTCGGCGCGGAAAACGTCGCCGCCCACCATGGCAGCCTCTCGCGCAAGCTGCGCCTCGAGGCGGAGCGCCGCCTCAAGGCCGGCGACATTCGCGTGCTCGTCGCCACGGCATCACTCGAGCTCGGCATCGACATCGGCGCGGTCGATCTCGTCTGTCAGATCAACTCCACGCGCGCCATCGCCGTCGCCATGCAGCGTGTCGGCCGCGCAGGTCACTGGCGCGGAGCCACCCCCAAAGGCCGCTTCTTCGTCACCACCCGCGACGATCTCGTCGAGTCCGCCGCGCTGCTGCGTGCCATGCGCTCCGGCGTGCTCGACCGTCTTGAAATTCCGCCGCGCCCCTTCGACGTGCTCATGCAGCAGATCGTCGCCGCCTGCGCCGCCGAGCCGTGGGACGAGCGCGCCCTCTACAACATCCTGCGCCGCGCCCATCCTTACCGCGATCTGCCCTGGCAGGAATTCGATCAGGCCCTCTGCCTGCTCACCGAGGGCATCGAGTCCAGCCGCGGCCGTTACGGAGCCTACCTGCTCCGCGACCGCATCCACAGCCGCGTGCAGGCCCGGCGCGGCGCGCGCATCACCGCCGTCACCAACGGCGGAACCATCCCCGACACCGCGCTCTTCCCCGTCATCGCGCAGCCTGAGGGCGTGCAGATCGCCACCCTCGACGAACACTTCGCCGTCGACTCATCGCCCGGCGATGTCATCCAGCTCGGCAACACCAGTTGGCGCATCCAGCGCGTCGAGTCCGCCGGCCGCGTGCTGGTCGAAGACGCCCAGGGCCAGCCGCCCACGCTGCCCTTCTGGACCGGCGAGGCCCCGCAGCGCACCGCCGAGCTGTCCGAATTCGTCTCCAGCCTGCGCACTGAAATCGACTGCCGCACGCGCGGCGCGCAGCCCGGCTATCTTTCGCTCGCCGTGCCCGAGATTGCCGAGGCCGCCGCATGGCTCCAGCAGGAGTGCTGCGTCTGCGAGAGCGGCGCAAAACAGTTACTGCAGTACATCATCGAGGGCCGCGCCGGTCTTGGCGCTGTGCCATCTGTAACCACCATTGTTGCAGAACGCTTTTTTGATGAGGGCGGCGGCATGCAGCTCATCCTGCATGCGCCCTTCGGTGGCCGCATCAACAAGGCGTGGGGCCTCGCACTGCGCAAGCGCTTCTGCCGCGGCTTCAACTTCGAGCTGCAGGCCGCCGCCACTGACAACGGCATCAACATCTCGCTCGCCGAGCAGCACAGCTTCCCCCTGAGCGACGTCTTCCAGTTCCTCACCACCCACACCGTGCGCGAACTGCTCGAACAGGCCTCGCTCGCTTCGCCCATCTTCAAAAACCGCTGGAAGTGGGCCGCCGGACGCAGTTTGCAACTGTTACGGTTTCAAAAAGGTAAAAAAGTCGCCCCTCAGGTGCAGCGCACGCGCGGCGAAGACCTCTTGGCCAGCGTCTTCCCTCAGGCCGCAGCCTGCTTTGAAAACATCGAGGGCGACATCCAGATTCCCGACCACCCTCTCGTCGCCGAGGTCATGAAAGACGTGCTGCGCGAGGCCATGGATCTCGAAGGGCTCACCGCCGTTCTCGAAGGCATTCACTCCGGACGCATCCAGTGCCTCGCCGTCGATACCACCACTCCCTCGGCCTTCGCACACGAGCTGCTCCACGCCAACCCCTACGCCTTTCTCGATGAAGCCGGCCTCGAAGAGCGCCGCGCTCGCGCCATCCAACTGCGCGGCGCGCCACCCGCCGGAGCAGGACGCATCTCGCCCGAGTCCATCGACGAAATTCGCGCCACACTCTGGCCCGACATTCGCGACGAGCATGAGCTGCATGACCTGCTCTGCTCTCTCGTCCTCGTTCCTGCCTCTCTGGCCCACGATGCCCGCACCGCGCACTGGGGCCTATGGTTCGCCCATCTCGAAAGCACGCACCGCGCTGTCATCGCAACTTGCAACTCACACAGTTACTTTTGCGCCGCCGAGCGCATCGCATGGCTCGAACGCCTCTGGCCGCAGGCCACCTTCACCCAATCGGTGCCCGCACTCCCTCACGCCGCGCCGCCTGAGCATCCCGAAGAAATCCTCCGCAAAGCCATCCAGGGCTGGATGCAGATTCTCGGCCCCGCCACCGCGCGCACCCTCGGCGAACGCCTCGGCATTGCCCCCCACGAAGTCTGGAAGCAGTTCCTCGTGCTCGAAACCACCGGCACCATGCTGCGCGGCGTCTTCGAGCAGCTAGCCCCTGAAGACGACCTCGACATCGAGTGGTGCGAGCGCCGCATCCTCCAGCGCATTCACAAGGCGACCATCGGCCGGCTGCGCAAGCAGGTTGAGCCCGTGCCCCCGGCGACGTATCTGCGCTTCCTGCTCGACTGGCAGCACATCGCGCCCCAGCGCCAGCTCACCGGCGAAGACGGCCTTCTCGAAGCCTTGCGCGGTCTGCAGGGCTACGAAGCGCCGGCCATCGAGTGGGAGCGCCACCTGCTGCCCCAGCGCGTCGCCAACTACGACCCGCGCTGGCTCGACGCCCTCTGCCTCACCGGCGTCGTCGGCTGGGGGCGCATCTCGCCGCACCCGGCCTTCCAATCCCCCGACAGTGGAGGCCCACGCCGCGTCGTCCCCACCAGCATGGCGCCCATCACCTTCTTCCTCCGCGAAGAGGCCCACTGGATGGACCGCTGCCTCGCCGCCCGTCAGATTCCCGAGGCGCACCTCGCCGCCTGTCTCAGCGAGCTCGCCAACCGTGTCCGCTCCTGCCTCGCCGAGCGCGGAGCCATGTTCTCCGCCGACCTCGCGCGCCTGCTCGCCGCGCCCCCCGGCGAAATCTCTCATGCCCTCTGGGAACTCGTCGCCGCGGGCCTCGTCACCGCCGATGGTTTCGACGCCCTCCGCCAGATCCTCCATCCCCATGCAAAGTCCAGCACCAAAGCCAGCCCCAGAACCGGCCTGCGTCGCAACGCCGCCGGTCGCTGGAGCCTCCTCGCCGGCGACTCCTCAGCCAGCGATGCCAGCTACCCCGCCCAGCGGCTCGATCAGCAGATCGAGTCCGCCTGCCTCATGCTCCTCGACCGCTACGGCATCGTCTTCCGCGACCTCGCCCTCGAGGAGACAACTCTGCCCCGCTGGCGCGATCTCCACGCCATGTTCCGCCGCCTTGAGGATCGCGGCCTCGTCCGCGGCGGACGCTTCGTCTCCGGCTTCACCGGCGAGCAGTTCGCCCTGCCGCAGGCCATGAAAGCCCTCCGCGCCTGCCGCCAGCGCCCGCTGGCCACGATGCCGCCGGTCACCGTCGCCGCCGCTGATCCTGTGAATCTCATCGGCACCGTCCTGCCCGGCGAGCGCACCGCCGCCATTCCCGGCCGTACCGTCACATTTCCGGCCGCCGCACTTTCACCAGACCCAACTCCGCCGGAATCCCCGCTTCCCGCATCCCTGCTGCCTCCTCCAGAATCGAAGCAGCAAGGAGGACTGCATGCCTGA
- the lepB gene encoding signal peptidase I: protein MTPPPAASRPQPATPPLHYGPLHATASTLRLLVAIVFVFTFLVQPFRIPSASMEPTLLVGDFLLVNKVVFAPPTRWASALLPYRNPRDGDIIVFHFPENPPEHVIKRILGRPGDRIHLRNGRVYRNGKLLVEPYALYLPAYPDRFRDDFPAVAYNYPGPDYHGWLSMQQDVRRGNLYVPPGDYFVMGDDRNDSRDSRYWGFVPRRNIVGPPVFIYFSLREPSGVPAPALPSDKLGQKSGFWSRLFNFARWDRIFRPVH from the coding sequence TTGACGCCTCCGCCTGCTGCTTCCCGGCCACAACCCGCCACGCCTCCCTTGCACTACGGGCCACTGCACGCCACCGCCTCCACGCTTCGCCTGCTGGTGGCCATTGTCTTCGTCTTTACCTTCCTCGTGCAGCCATTTCGCATCCCCTCCGCGTCCATGGAGCCAACGCTGCTCGTCGGCGACTTTCTCCTCGTCAACAAAGTGGTCTTTGCGCCGCCAACCCGCTGGGCCTCCGCGCTGCTGCCCTATCGCAATCCCCGCGACGGCGACATCATCGTCTTCCACTTTCCTGAGAATCCACCCGAGCACGTCATCAAGCGCATCCTCGGCCGCCCCGGCGACCGCATCCACCTGCGCAACGGCCGTGTCTACCGCAACGGCAAGCTCCTCGTGGAGCCTTACGCCCTCTACCTGCCCGCTTATCCCGACCGTTTCCGCGATGATTTCCCCGCCGTCGCCTACAACTATCCCGGCCCGGACTATCACGGCTGGCTCAGCATGCAGCAGGACGTCCGCCGCGGCAATCTCTACGTCCCGCCCGGCGACTACTTCGTCATGGGCGACGACCGCAATGACAGCCGCGACAGCCGCTACTGGGGCTTTGTTCCGCGCCGCAACATCGTCGGCCCGCCCGTCTTCATCTACTTCTCCCTGCGCGAGCCCTCCGGCGTCCCGGCTCCGGCGCTCCCCAGTGATAAACTCGGACAGAAAAGCGGTTTCTGGAGCCGTCTTTTCAATTTCGCACGCTGGGATCGCATCTTCCGCCCCGTCCACTGA
- the lepB gene encoding signal peptidase I — translation MEPTVDPKAAQKPRTEETPLEAFSSICSVLVIGLFVLTFIFQNFVIPSGSMEKTLLIGDHVLVDRVTLAPPTRWAEWLLPYGHVKHGDIIVFYKPGEPNMFLVKRVIGMPGDRIHLVNGQVYRNGVALHEPFAQKRAPGDFNSYRDDFPAVSPQTDPDVTAEWAVSLPNHIQNGNLVVPPGKYFAMGDNRPLSLDSRYWGFVPRRNIVGRPLFVYWSFKMPADQEDKTTFGDHVAYFFHETLHFFTQTRWNRTFHMVN, via the coding sequence ATGGAACCGACTGTTGACCCGAAGGCGGCACAAAAGCCGCGCACCGAAGAGACGCCCCTCGAAGCCTTCTCCTCTATCTGCAGCGTGCTGGTCATCGGACTCTTTGTCCTCACCTTCATCTTCCAGAACTTCGTCATTCCCTCCGGCTCCATGGAGAAGACGCTGCTCATCGGCGACCACGTTCTCGTCGATCGCGTCACCCTCGCCCCGCCCACCCGCTGGGCCGAGTGGCTGCTGCCCTACGGCCATGTGAAGCACGGCGACATCATCGTCTTTTACAAGCCAGGCGAGCCAAATATGTTCCTCGTCAAGCGCGTCATCGGCATGCCCGGCGACCGCATCCACCTCGTCAACGGACAGGTCTATCGCAATGGCGTCGCGCTCCATGAGCCCTTCGCGCAAAAGCGCGCCCCGGGCGACTTCAACTCCTATCGCGATGATTTTCCCGCCGTCTCACCTCAGACAGACCCCGACGTCACCGCCGAGTGGGCCGTCTCGCTGCCCAACCATATTCAGAATGGCAATCTCGTCGTGCCCCCGGGCAAGTACTTTGCCATGGGCGACAATCGCCCCCTCAGCCTTGACAGCCGCTACTGGGGCTTTGTTCCGCGCCGCAACATCGTCGGCCGCCCGCTCTTCGTCTACTGGTCCTTCAAAATGCCTGCCGATCAGGAAGACAAGACCACCTTTGGCGACCACGTAGCCTACTTCTTCCACGAGACCCTGCACTTCTTCACGCAGACCCGCTGGAACCGCACCTTCCACATGGTGAACTAG
- the rnc gene encoding ribonuclease III, whose protein sequence is MNKSEAQKEARKQAAQDAELEAALGYTFQDKGLLARALTHSSLAYEQTAQTATPAAARATGKSSEARTRRSPLEDNEQLEFLGDAVLGLIVAEALYRAHPEMSEGQLTRLRSALVSRKHMGQVAHRLHLGTYLRMGRGEERSGGRKKPALLANAAEALIAAVYLDAAGITGPCETALTAARAIIERHVIEPSLPSLLQEASRGTSIGDHKSALQEFLQSEHRGQPEYVVTGQSGPDHHKRFLVEVRLPGKAGAPGTALARGIGGTKKHAEQEAARRALRKLQAAPRPTRKAEKAPREPQEPA, encoded by the coding sequence GTGAACAAATCCGAAGCCCAAAAAGAAGCACGCAAACAAGCCGCGCAGGATGCCGAACTCGAAGCCGCGCTCGGCTACACCTTTCAGGACAAAGGCCTGCTCGCGCGCGCCCTGACCCACAGCTCGCTCGCTTACGAGCAAACAGCCCAAACTGCAACGCCGGCTGCCGCCAGAGCCACCGGCAAATCCTCCGAGGCCCGCACCCGCCGCTCGCCCCTTGAAGACAACGAGCAGCTTGAATTCCTCGGCGACGCCGTACTGGGCCTCATCGTGGCCGAAGCCCTCTACCGCGCTCATCCCGAAATGTCCGAGGGCCAGCTCACCCGCCTGCGCTCGGCACTCGTCAGCCGCAAGCACATGGGCCAGGTCGCCCACCGCCTGCATCTGGGCACTTATCTGCGCATGGGCCGTGGCGAAGAGCGCAGCGGAGGCCGCAAAAAGCCCGCCCTGCTCGCCAACGCCGCCGAAGCGCTCATCGCCGCCGTCTATCTTGACGCCGCCGGCATCACTGGCCCCTGCGAAACCGCTCTGACCGCGGCCCGCGCCATCATCGAGCGCCACGTCATCGAGCCTTCGCTGCCCTCGCTGCTTCAGGAGGCCTCACGCGGCACCAGCATCGGCGACCACAAATCCGCGCTGCAGGAGTTTCTCCAGTCCGAGCACCGGGGCCAGCCCGAATACGTGGTCACCGGCCAGAGCGGCCCCGATCATCACAAGCGCTTCCTCGTCGAGGTTCGCCTGCCCGGCAAGGCCGGAGCCCCCGGCACAGCCCTCGCACGCGGCATCGGCGGCACCAAGAAGCACGCCGAGCAGGAAGCGGCACGCCGCGCGCTCCGCAAGCTCCAGGCCGCCCCGCGTCCCACACGTAAAGCAGAGAAAGCCCCCCGAGAGCCGCAGGAGCCTGCTTGA